Proteins from one Sporocytophaga myxococcoides genomic window:
- a CDS encoding MFS transporter produces MKLTPSEVPLTEPQVKKGLHLIVQDGLMAEAMATLTGGAFLVSYALKLGASNFQIGLLASMPTLTNLFQLLAIYLIYLIGNRRVLSVTTSLFARLPLILISLIPFLFSPSTGLPLLILFLSFHYILGAISGCSWNSWMKDLVPEDQLGTYFSNRSRLIQMLNVGLSLVCAFFLDFIKSRFPQWEMNTYSIMFFLGGLAGLYGVYVVSKVPEPKLAAIKSNVFSLFKTPFKEKNFRNLLIFNSFWAFAVNLAAPFFSVYLLKMLNLPLSYVIGFTILSQATNILFIRVWGKYSDKYSNKTILRICGPIYLCCILAFTFTTMPHSHSLTLPLLVLIYMFNGISIAGINLSLTNIGMKLAPKEGEATAFLTIRGLTNAFFAGIAPIIGGYFVDFFSKRELSFNFEWKAPDGNFILHTLNIQTWDFFFVFAFILGIVALYRLSYVKEKGEVHQKVVINEISSSFRKELKSNAMFQGIKSMFYIPFSIFTILKRKRKIYKYKVSKKADRTAAKLVSYSEKPKKNHTKERKLIKA; encoded by the coding sequence ATGAAATTAACTCCATCAGAAGTTCCTCTTACAGAACCTCAGGTTAAAAAAGGACTGCACTTGATTGTGCAGGATGGTCTCATGGCAGAGGCTATGGCAACCTTAACCGGTGGCGCGTTTCTGGTATCATATGCTTTAAAGTTGGGAGCATCAAATTTTCAGATTGGATTGCTGGCATCGATGCCTACTTTAACGAATCTTTTTCAGTTACTTGCAATCTACCTAATTTACCTCATCGGCAACCGGAGAGTATTGTCGGTAACTACCTCTTTATTTGCAAGACTTCCATTAATACTGATAAGCCTTATACCATTTCTGTTTTCGCCATCTACAGGATTACCCCTCCTTATACTGTTTCTTTCCTTTCATTATATTCTAGGAGCAATTAGCGGATGCAGCTGGAATTCATGGATGAAAGATCTTGTGCCGGAAGATCAGCTTGGAACCTATTTCTCAAACAGAAGCAGACTTATTCAAATGCTGAATGTAGGGTTGAGTTTGGTTTGTGCATTCTTTCTGGATTTTATAAAATCCAGATTTCCTCAGTGGGAAATGAACACTTATTCAATAATGTTTTTCTTAGGAGGTTTAGCAGGATTGTATGGGGTATATGTTGTATCGAAGGTTCCTGAACCTAAGCTGGCCGCTATAAAATCAAATGTATTTAGTCTGTTTAAAACTCCATTTAAAGAGAAAAACTTTAGAAACCTTCTAATATTTAACTCTTTCTGGGCTTTTGCCGTGAACCTTGCAGCTCCTTTCTTCAGTGTATACCTTCTGAAAATGCTGAATTTACCATTGTCGTACGTAATAGGCTTTACTATTCTAAGCCAGGCAACAAATATTCTATTTATCAGAGTTTGGGGAAAATATTCTGATAAATACAGCAATAAAACAATTCTCAGGATTTGCGGGCCTATTTATCTTTGCTGCATACTGGCATTTACATTCACAACTATGCCTCATTCACACAGCCTTACATTGCCATTGCTTGTTCTGATTTATATGTTTAACGGAATTTCAATCGCAGGAATTAACCTTTCTTTAACAAACATAGGAATGAAACTTGCCCCTAAAGAGGGAGAAGCAACAGCTTTCCTGACAATAAGAGGTTTAACAAATGCATTCTTTGCGGGAATTGCTCCTATTATTGGTGGTTACTTTGTAGACTTCTTTTCAAAGAGGGAATTGTCGTTCAACTTTGAATGGAAAGCACCAGATGGAAATTTCATCTTACATACTTTAAATATTCAGACCTGGGACTTCTTCTTTGTATTTGCATTCATATTGGGGATAGTTGCATTATATCGACTTTCCTATGTAAAAGAAAAGGGAGAAGTACATCAAAAGGTAGTCATAAACGAAATATCCTCAAGCTTCAGAAAAGAGCTAAAAAGCAATGCGATGTTTCAGGGAATCAAAAGCATGTTTTACATACCATTTTCCATTTTTACAATACTTAAAAGAAAGAGAAAAATATATAAATATAAGGTAAGTAAAAAAGCAGACAGGACAGCAGCAAAATTGGTATCTTATTCTGAAAAACCTAAAAAAAATCACACCAAAGAAAGAAAATTAATCAAAGCATAA
- the rfaE2 gene encoding D-glycero-beta-D-manno-heptose 1-phosphate adenylyltransferase produces MNNQYCDLIRSFEGKKILIIGDAILDTYIKGNSERLSREAPVPIINVEEQIHECGGAANTAINCAALGAMVIFLTVLGNDNDGKVLIDILKSNNVNTDYILQDKNRSTISKRRVTASSSILLRIDEGNTDAISSENESSLAERINKVYPSVDAVILSDYGYGILTGEVIQHLQELKSNNEKIFIVDSKDLRRFKSIHPKAVKPNYEETLNLLNLPKITNRSRIKQVSAKGQSLLEVTGSQAVISTMDADGSILFENGKEPLWIKAIPGENKNAIGAGDTFISAMALSFCCKDDAKIALEIASAAASIVVQKEGTCSCSAEELIIYFSENPKYVSSLLSLAGKIKILKASGKKIVFANGCFDILHKGHIDLLNKAKSFGDILIVGLNSDESIKRLKGNDRPINSLDDRISVLSGLASIDFIIPFEEDSPSKIIEEIKPDVFVKGGDYKTKIIPEASLVNQFGGEVKVISFVEDKSTTNIINKIKDSNPSTKAV; encoded by the coding sequence ATGAATAATCAATATTGTGACTTGATTCGGAGTTTTGAGGGAAAGAAAATATTGATCATTGGAGATGCCATTCTTGATACTTATATAAAAGGAAATTCCGAAAGGCTTAGCAGGGAAGCTCCAGTTCCGATTATTAATGTGGAGGAACAAATCCACGAATGCGGAGGTGCTGCAAACACAGCAATCAATTGTGCAGCATTGGGAGCAATGGTAATTTTTCTTACTGTCCTTGGGAATGACAATGACGGTAAAGTGCTTATAGACATATTAAAAAGTAATAATGTCAATACTGACTATATTCTTCAGGATAAGAATAGAAGCACTATTTCTAAACGAAGAGTAACTGCATCATCTTCAATCCTATTAAGAATTGATGAAGGTAATACAGATGCTATTTCCTCAGAAAATGAATCTTCACTGGCTGAAAGAATTAATAAAGTTTATCCTTCTGTTGATGCTGTTATTCTCTCTGACTATGGATATGGAATATTGACAGGGGAAGTGATACAGCACCTGCAGGAATTAAAATCAAATAATGAAAAGATTTTTATTGTTGATTCAAAGGATCTTAGGAGGTTTAAATCTATTCACCCCAAAGCTGTAAAGCCAAATTATGAAGAGACCCTTAATCTGTTAAATCTTCCAAAAATAACCAACAGAAGCAGAATTAAACAAGTGTCTGCCAAAGGACAAAGTCTGCTTGAAGTTACAGGTTCTCAGGCAGTCATATCTACAATGGATGCAGATGGTTCAATATTATTTGAAAATGGTAAAGAACCTTTATGGATAAAAGCCATTCCTGGTGAAAACAAAAATGCAATAGGCGCAGGAGACACTTTTATAAGCGCTATGGCACTTTCATTTTGCTGCAAGGATGATGCAAAGATAGCTCTTGAAATCGCCTCTGCTGCTGCTTCAATTGTTGTTCAGAAAGAAGGAACCTGTAGCTGTAGCGCAGAAGAATTAATAATTTATTTTAGTGAAAACCCAAAATATGTAAGCTCGCTTTTAAGTCTTGCTGGTAAGATAAAAATACTGAAAGCAAGCGGTAAAAAAATTGTCTTTGCCAATGGTTGTTTTGATATTCTGCATAAAGGACATATAGATCTTTTGAATAAAGCCAAAAGCTTTGGAGATATATTAATTGTGGGACTCAATAGTGATGAAAGTATTAAAAGACTTAAAGGAAATGACCGTCCTATAAATAGTCTCGACGACAGAATCAGTGTATTATCAGGGCTAGCAAGCATTGACTTTATAATTCCATTTGAAGAAGATTCCCCTTCTAAAATAATTGAAGAAATAAAACCAGATGTTTTTGTCAAAGGGGGAGATTATAAAACCAAAATTATCCCTGAAGCCAGTCTGGTCAATCAGTTTGGAGGAGAGGTGAAAGTTATAAGTTTTGTTGAAGATAAGTCAACTACGAATATTATAAATAAAATCAAAGATTCAAATCCCTCTACGAAGGCAGTATAA
- a CDS encoding SDR family oxidoreductase → MLKDKVILVTGGGQGLGAAIGRMLATDGATIIPVDINQDNLKNIVNEINSLGGRACDYKMDVGDQDNVEDVIAAIIRDHGKLDVVINNAGVDYTKSVDELTYDEWNRVIKVNLSGPFNVAKASYPHLLKNGKGHIVNIVSTAAKRTWANASAYHASKWGLLGFSHALHVEARKDNLKVTAIVAGGMQTPFILERFPDVDPNLLQDPKNVAFTVRHVLMQPEGSVIPEVMVIPMRETSWP, encoded by the coding sequence ATGCTTAAGGATAAAGTAATTCTTGTAACAGGCGGAGGTCAGGGGTTGGGAGCTGCAATAGGAAGAATGTTAGCCACAGATGGGGCAACCATCATACCTGTAGATATAAATCAGGATAATCTTAAAAATATCGTAAATGAAATCAATAGCCTTGGAGGTAGAGCATGTGACTATAAAATGGATGTAGGAGATCAGGATAATGTAGAGGATGTAATCGCCGCAATTATAAGAGATCATGGGAAACTTGATGTTGTCATTAATAATGCCGGTGTAGATTATACCAAATCGGTAGACGAACTTACTTATGATGAATGGAATAGAGTGATTAAGGTAAATCTTTCAGGACCTTTTAATGTTGCCAAGGCTTCTTATCCTCATTTACTTAAAAATGGCAAGGGGCATATTGTAAATATCGTTTCTACAGCTGCCAAAAGAACCTGGGCAAATGCATCTGCTTATCACGCAAGCAAATGGGGGCTTTTGGGATTCAGTCATGCGCTGCATGTGGAAGCCAGAAAAGACAATCTTAAAGTCACAGCTATTGTTGCAGGAGGAATGCAGACTCCGTTTATTCTGGAACGTTTTCCAGATGTGGATCCCAATCTGCTGCAAGATCCCAAGAATGTTGCATTTACTGTAAGACATGTTTTAATGCAGCCTGAAGGATCTGTTATTCCTGAAGTAATGGTTATACCAATGCGCGAAACATCATGGCCTTAA
- a CDS encoding glycosyltransferase family 9 protein, with amino-acid sequence MVIFKEWKDLRNILCIRLDNMGDVLMTTPALRALKDSFPERKITLLTSSAGKAVAQFIPTIDKVIVFDTPWVKNNGTFSSSKTFEMIELLKRENFDGAIIFTVYSQNPLPAAMLCHLAEIPKVLGYCRENPYHLISEWVPEEEPLTEIKHEVIRQLDLVGYAGCYIANKELNICLPSDYDSDITELLKGKGIKQGNYIVIHPGASEEKRMFPLDKFSEAANLLVDRLGIPVVVTGNKEERKLAEEIERNTDNKVINLAGELDLSGFIALIKKAKVVVSNNTGTVHIAAATQTPVVVLYALTNPQHAPWCVPHVVLPFDVPADMLSKNTIINYAYQKSFINKPKEITPEVILSAVKQLIEPSQEFNLTKLVQT; translated from the coding sequence ATGGTAATTTTCAAAGAATGGAAGGATCTCAGGAATATTCTGTGCATTCGACTGGATAATATGGGCGACGTATTGATGACAACCCCTGCACTTCGGGCATTAAAAGATAGTTTTCCGGAAAGAAAGATTACTTTGCTTACTTCCTCAGCAGGAAAAGCTGTTGCTCAATTTATTCCTACCATTGACAAAGTTATTGTTTTCGATACACCATGGGTAAAAAATAACGGTACATTTTCTTCCTCCAAGACTTTTGAAATGATTGAACTTTTAAAAAGAGAAAATTTTGATGGAGCAATAATCTTTACAGTTTATAGTCAAAACCCTCTGCCAGCAGCCATGCTTTGTCATTTGGCTGAAATTCCCAAAGTATTAGGTTATTGTCGCGAAAATCCTTATCACCTTATTTCTGAATGGGTTCCTGAAGAAGAACCTCTGACAGAAATAAAACATGAAGTCATAAGACAACTGGATTTGGTAGGATATGCAGGATGTTACATTGCTAATAAGGAGTTAAATATTTGCCTTCCTTCAGATTATGATAGCGACATCACAGAACTGTTGAAAGGAAAGGGAATTAAACAGGGAAATTATATAGTTATTCATCCGGGAGCCAGTGAAGAAAAGAGAATGTTTCCCCTTGATAAGTTTTCTGAAGCAGCAAATTTATTGGTTGATAGATTAGGAATACCTGTTGTGGTAACGGGTAATAAAGAAGAAAGGAAATTAGCAGAAGAGATCGAAAGAAATACTGATAACAAAGTGATTAATCTTGCTGGTGAATTGGATTTGAGCGGATTTATAGCTTTAATAAAAAAAGCTAAGGTTGTAGTATCAAATAATACAGGGACAGTTCATATTGCAGCAGCGACTCAGACTCCGGTTGTTGTTCTCTATGCACTAACCAATCCTCAGCATGCACCTTGGTGTGTTCCACATGTTGTTTTACCCTTTGATGTTCCGGCAGACATGCTAAGCAAAAATACTATCATCAACTATGCTTATCAAAAATCATTTATTAATAAACCAAAAGAAATAACTCCCGAAGTGATCCTATCAGCAGTAAAGCAATTAATAGAACCATCCCAGGAGTTTAATCTTACCAAGTTGGTACAAACCTGA
- a CDS encoding glycosyltransferase family 4 protein — translation MKRKVAFISEHASPLALIGGVDSGGQNVYVSMLASKLAQFGFEIDIFTRWDNPSINQEIMLEPGVRVVHIKAGPKEVLPKENIFVFMDEFASGMIHFIDSNKINYELIHAHFWMSGYVAAIIKKILSIPYIITFHALGRIRRLYQGKDDGFPDERFIIEEQVAKEADMIIAECPQDMEDLIIHYMADPGKVRVIPCGFDKTEFFPMDKYRSKLKLGIDPSEFVILQLGRLVKRKGIDNVVLGVKELLKIKDGRVKLLIVGGESDEPDPSKTPEIARLMDLARNEKIDSKVLFTGRKERGVLKHYYNAADVFVTTPWYEPFGITPLESMACGTPVIGSNVGGIKFSVKHGETGFLVPPNDPELLAKRLYDLSIDKGLMRRFCINSVRRVNTLFTWERVGKMVSEIYEEVLGFPVTRFGKIQNSINEFLGNIGKSKILKEKKINQI, via the coding sequence ATGAAAAGGAAAGTAGCATTTATAAGTGAACATGCTTCTCCTCTTGCATTAATAGGTGGGGTAGATAGTGGAGGACAAAACGTATATGTTTCAATGCTTGCATCTAAACTTGCTCAGTTCGGCTTTGAGATTGATATTTTTACCAGGTGGGATAATCCCAGTATAAATCAAGAGATCATGCTGGAACCGGGTGTTCGGGTTGTGCACATAAAAGCGGGTCCTAAGGAAGTTCTTCCTAAAGAGAATATTTTTGTGTTTATGGATGAATTTGCTTCCGGAATGATTCACTTCATTGATTCGAATAAAATAAACTATGAATTGATTCATGCTCATTTCTGGATGTCAGGATATGTTGCAGCAATAATCAAAAAAATTCTTTCAATTCCTTATATCATAACATTTCATGCTCTTGGCAGAATAAGAAGATTATATCAAGGCAAAGATGATGGGTTTCCGGATGAGCGCTTCATAATTGAAGAGCAGGTTGCCAAAGAAGCCGATATGATCATTGCAGAATGTCCTCAGGATATGGAAGATCTGATCATTCATTATATGGCAGATCCAGGTAAAGTTCGTGTTATACCTTGTGGTTTTGATAAAACGGAATTCTTTCCGATGGACAAATACAGGTCAAAATTAAAGCTTGGGATAGATCCTTCAGAATTTGTAATACTACAGTTAGGAAGACTAGTCAAAAGGAAAGGTATTGATAATGTAGTGCTCGGTGTGAAGGAACTTCTTAAAATTAAGGATGGTCGTGTAAAGCTTCTTATTGTAGGAGGAGAATCGGACGAACCAGATCCTTCTAAAACTCCTGAAATAGCAAGGCTTATGGATCTAGCAAGAAATGAAAAGATTGATTCAAAAGTATTATTTACAGGAAGAAAGGAAAGAGGAGTCTTAAAACATTATTATAATGCTGCTGACGTATTTGTGACAACACCATGGTATGAGCCATTTGGCATTACACCTTTGGAATCTATGGCTTGCGGCACTCCTGTAATAGGTTCTAATGTGGGTGGAATCAAATTCAGTGTAAAACACGGGGAAACAGGATTTCTTGTTCCTCCTAATGATCCTGAGCTTCTGGCCAAAAGGTTGTATGATCTCTCTATAGATAAGGGATTAATGAGAAGATTTTGTATCAATTCTGTAAGAAGAGTCAATACTTTATTTACCTGGGAACGGGTTGGTAAAATGGTATCTGAAATATATGAAGAAGTACTTGGATTTCCAGTCACACGATTTGGTAAAATTCAAAATTCTATCAATGAATTTTTGGGTAACATAGGAAAATCTAAAATATTAAAAGAGAAAAAGATAAATCAAATTTAA
- a CDS encoding SDR family NAD(P)-dependent oxidoreductase — protein MANDKKYALITGGTSGIGLELAKLFAQEGFNLVLVARDFSDLQAISAEFKHQFNIDVTTIEKDLSKKEAPFEVCEEIRSKNIQIDILVNNAGQGAYGKFSETDVNRELEIIQLNIAAYVVLTKYFLKDMLSRNEGRILNVASIAGKMPGPWQSVYHGTKAFVVSWTEAILQEIKDTNITITTLLPGATATDFFHKADMEESTLVQKGDLADPAEVAKDGYKALMAGEHKIVSGWKNKAQVVMSNILPDKAVLEMSEKQNKPA, from the coding sequence ATGGCAAACGATAAAAAATATGCATTGATTACCGGAGGAACCAGTGGTATAGGACTTGAATTAGCAAAGTTATTTGCTCAGGAAGGTTTCAACCTTGTCCTTGTCGCCAGAGACTTTTCGGATCTCCAGGCAATTTCAGCAGAATTTAAGCATCAATTTAACATTGATGTAACCACAATTGAAAAAGATTTATCAAAAAAAGAAGCACCTTTTGAAGTTTGCGAAGAAATAAGATCTAAAAATATCCAGATTGATATACTTGTAAATAATGCTGGACAAGGCGCTTATGGTAAATTTTCTGAAACAGATGTGAATCGGGAATTGGAAATCATTCAATTAAATATTGCAGCATATGTTGTGCTGACAAAGTACTTTTTGAAAGATATGCTTTCACGAAATGAAGGAAGGATATTAAATGTCGCCTCAATCGCCGGGAAAATGCCAGGGCCATGGCAATCCGTATACCACGGCACGAAAGCTTTTGTTGTTTCTTGGACTGAAGCAATACTACAAGAGATTAAAGATACTAATATTACTATTACTACTCTTCTTCCGGGAGCTACAGCAACTGATTTTTTCCATAAAGCGGACATGGAAGAATCAACATTGGTTCAGAAAGGTGATTTAGCTGATCCTGCAGAGGTAGCTAAAGATGGATACAAAGCTTTGATGGCAGGAGAACATAAAATAGTTTCTGGGTGGAAAAATAAAGCCCAGGTAGTTATGAGTAACATCCTTCCTGATAAAGCTGTTCTGGAAATGTCAGAAAAACAAAACAAACCTGCATAA
- a CDS encoding D-glycero-alpha-D-manno-heptose-1,7-bisphosphate 7-phosphatase — MERAIFLDKDGTLIKDIPYNVDVKKIVVFENAFKGLKELQDMGFKVIVVTNQSGVGLGYCKEEEVKNVGDYLFTYLNRFSIRLDGYYYCPHHPGSAYPEYRRDCSCRKPKEGMILTAAADHNINLSHSWMVGDILNDVEAGSRAGCKTVLINNGNETEWLLGPYRRPDFVADNLKDALESIVDLNRKLKL; from the coding sequence ATGGAAAGGGCAATATTTCTTGACAAAGACGGGACACTCATAAAAGACATTCCCTACAATGTTGATGTTAAAAAAATTGTTGTTTTTGAAAATGCTTTTAAGGGACTTAAAGAGCTACAGGACATGGGTTTTAAAGTTATAGTGGTTACCAATCAGTCGGGAGTTGGCCTGGGATATTGTAAAGAAGAAGAAGTTAAAAATGTAGGGGATTATTTATTTACCTATTTAAACCGGTTTTCAATTCGGCTAGATGGCTATTATTATTGTCCTCATCATCCTGGCAGCGCATATCCGGAATACAGAAGAGATTGTAGTTGCAGGAAGCCTAAAGAAGGCATGATCTTAACAGCAGCAGCAGACCATAATATCAATTTGTCACATTCCTGGATGGTAGGCGACATACTTAATGATGTTGAGGCAGGGAGCAGGGCAGGATGCAAAACGGTACTCATAAACAATGGAAATGAAACTGAATGGTTGTTAGGTCCATATAGAAGGCCAGACTTCGTTGCTGATAATCTGAAAGATGCGTTAGAAAGTATAGTTGATTTAAATAGAAAACTTAAGCTATGA
- a CDS encoding NAD(P)-dependent alcohol dehydrogenase: METLKATAEGVIAIQAKEVRAFGTEAPDKTLQQIKINRRIPTPHDVEIEILYCGVCHSDLHTARNEWHGTIYPCVPGHEIIGKVVNVGTHVSKFKVGDHAAVGCMVDSCRECQYCKEDLEQYCEEGNTATYNSPDRHLGMQTYGGYSENIVVDEAYVLRVPENLDLAAAAPLLCAGVTTYSPLKHWNVGPGKKVGIVGLGGLGHMAVKLSKAMGAEVVVYTTSVSKVEDAKRLGADDVVLSKDKNEMLRYAGKLHFVLDAVSAQHDVNAYLSQLRADGTLVLVGAPEHPLPVAAFSLIPYRRTFAGSMIGGIAETQEMLDFCGKHNIVSDIEMINIQQINEAYERLLKGDVRYRFVIDMASLKKYV, encoded by the coding sequence ATGGAAACACTTAAAGCAACAGCTGAAGGCGTCATTGCCATCCAAGCAAAAGAAGTCAGGGCATTTGGTACTGAAGCACCTGATAAAACTTTACAACAAATCAAAATAAACCGAAGAATTCCCACACCTCACGATGTGGAAATTGAAATACTTTATTGTGGTGTTTGCCATTCCGATCTTCATACTGCACGTAATGAATGGCACGGTACAATTTACCCTTGTGTTCCTGGACATGAAATCATTGGGAAAGTGGTAAATGTAGGAACGCATGTTTCAAAGTTTAAAGTTGGCGACCACGCAGCTGTAGGTTGTATGGTTGATAGCTGCAGAGAGTGTCAGTATTGCAAAGAAGATCTGGAACAATATTGTGAAGAAGGAAATACCGCAACTTACAATTCACCTGACAGGCATTTGGGCATGCAGACCTATGGCGGCTATTCCGAAAATATTGTTGTAGATGAAGCCTATGTTTTGCGGGTACCTGAGAATCTTGATCTGGCAGCAGCGGCACCGCTCTTATGTGCAGGAGTCACTACCTATTCTCCTCTGAAACATTGGAATGTAGGCCCAGGCAAGAAAGTGGGAATTGTTGGCCTTGGCGGTTTGGGACATATGGCAGTTAAACTCTCAAAAGCTATGGGGGCAGAGGTGGTTGTATATACAACTTCAGTCTCTAAAGTAGAAGATGCAAAACGCCTGGGTGCAGATGATGTTGTGCTTTCGAAGGATAAAAACGAGATGTTACGCTATGCCGGTAAATTACACTTTGTTCTGGATGCTGTTTCTGCACAGCATGATGTCAATGCTTATTTAAGTCAGTTACGTGCGGACGGGACACTAGTGTTAGTAGGTGCTCCTGAGCATCCGCTTCCGGTTGCAGCATTCAGTCTCATACCATACAGAAGAACTTTCGCAGGATCAATGATCGGTGGTATTGCTGAAACACAAGAGATGCTTGATTTTTGTGGCAAACATAATATTGTTTCGGATATAGAAATGATCAACATTCAGCAGATCAATGAAGCCTATGAACGTTTGCTGAAAGGTGACGTCAGATATCGTTTTGTTATTGATATGGCTTCTTTAAAAAAATATGTATAA
- a CDS encoding DinB family protein, whose protein sequence is MGSTIMTSSILRELDKEVPSTRNCLERVPENLYGYKPHPTSMELGYLTTLVAQIPLWIAAMIENGEIDLATFTRLSPKSTTEMVSYFEDNIYKAKTSLHNIKDEDLSRTFTLKTQGKVLISQKLEESISEAINHWIHHRGQLTVYMRMNGIPVPSIYGPSADENPFK, encoded by the coding sequence ATGGGATCAACTATTATGACGAGTTCTATCCTCAGGGAACTTGACAAGGAAGTACCATCTACCAGAAATTGTCTTGAACGTGTCCCCGAAAATCTATATGGATATAAACCACATCCAACTTCCATGGAACTTGGATATCTGACAACGCTTGTTGCTCAAATTCCACTTTGGATAGCGGCTATGATCGAGAATGGAGAAATTGACCTTGCCACATTTACAAGGCTTAGTCCAAAATCAACAACTGAGATGGTTTCTTACTTCGAAGACAATATTTATAAAGCTAAAACATCATTACACAATATCAAGGATGAGGACCTCTCCAGGACTTTTACATTGAAAACTCAGGGAAAAGTCCTGATATCTCAGAAGCTGGAAGAATCAATATCAGAAGCAATCAATCACTGGATCCATCACCGAGGTCAGCTGACAGTTTATATGAGAATGAATGGTATTCCTGTTCCATCGATATACGGACCATCTGCAGATGAGAATCCATTCAAATAG
- a CDS encoding CinA family protein, producing MSSVYEDLEKIRDILVSNDKTLSVAESVTGGNIQALFASVPMALDFYQGGITTYNIGQKVKHLGVEPIHASKFNSVSDKVARELAFGVIKLFMSDFSIAVTGYVGPDENNDSGKPIAFVSISYITNEKLSEVYQEKIEYDLMARDEVQKYFAECAINIFCQYLSRTFNKH from the coding sequence ATGAGCTCTGTATATGAAGATCTTGAGAAAATCAGGGATATTTTGGTTTCCAATGACAAGACATTATCAGTTGCAGAAAGTGTAACCGGGGGAAATATACAAGCTTTATTTGCTTCCGTTCCTATGGCTCTTGACTTTTACCAGGGAGGTATAACAACATACAATATCGGACAAAAAGTAAAACATCTGGGAGTAGAGCCAATTCATGCAAGTAAATTTAATAGCGTCTCAGATAAGGTAGCAAGAGAATTGGCTTTTGGAGTTATCAAACTATTTATGAGTGATTTTTCCATTGCTGTAACAGGTTATGTAGGACCTGATGAAAATAATGATTCGGGTAAACCCATCGCATTTGTTTCTATTTCATATATTACGAATGAAAAATTATCAGAAGTATATCAAGAAAAGATTGAATATGATTTAATGGCTAGAGATGAAGTACAAAAATACTTTGCAGAATGTGCGATAAATATATTCTGTCAATATTTATCAAGAACATTCAATAAACATTAA
- a CDS encoding (R)-mandelonitrile lyase produces the protein MEIIRIGSQPSGIGPADWFIGTVRIDPLFQASDPARVVGSSVTFEPGARTAWHTHPLGQTLIVTSGCGWAQREGGKVEEIHPGDIVWFPPGEKHWHGATSSTAMTHIAIQESLNGKVVDWMEKVTNEQYHSKS, from the coding sequence ATGGAAATTATAAGAATAGGGTCACAACCTTCAGGTATAGGTCCGGCTGACTGGTTTATCGGTACAGTACGAATCGATCCTCTTTTTCAGGCAAGTGATCCAGCACGGGTTGTGGGTTCAAGCGTCACTTTTGAACCAGGTGCTCGAACAGCTTGGCATACTCATCCTCTAGGACAGACCTTGATAGTAACATCAGGATGCGGCTGGGCGCAGAGGGAAGGTGGAAAGGTCGAAGAGATCCATCCTGGTGATATTGTATGGTTTCCCCCCGGAGAAAAACATTGGCATGGGGCTACATCTTCTACAGCAATGACACATATTGCAATTCAGGAGAGCCTGAATGGTAAGGTTGTAGACTGGATGGAAAAGGTCACCAATGAACAGTATCATTCAAAATCCTAA